A genomic region of Metopolophium dirhodum isolate CAU chromosome 1, ASM1992520v1, whole genome shotgun sequence contains the following coding sequences:
- the LOC132943122 gene encoding E3 SUMO-protein ligase ZBED1-like: MKLIQDVQTRWNSTYYMIYRFVEMQTSIRGTLGLLDNAPDTLRPEDWTILQDLIKILKPFAEAKKAISGQKYMTASLVIVIVQGLYKVCNSLIKMNLSPRALLVAKKLLSNMDARDGFKNCEISMTLSKCTFLDPRFKHLPFMNMNPIKNKIIENIAQIIRDKEPQSQSNVNIQPDPIPESEELSIWSEIDSNVARFSPLGTAKSRAIVEVQRYLNDAVISRNEDPLKWWKDQSYNYPNLSLLAKNSLCHLGTSVPCERIFSSAGLVLNDRSAVV, from the coding sequence ATGAAGCTTATTCAAGATGTACAAACTCGGTGGAACTCTACCTACTACATGATATATAGATTTGTTGAGATGCAAACATCAATTAGAGGTACATTAGGTTTATTGGATAATGCTCCTGATACTTTGAGACCCGAAGATTGGACCATTTTACAagatctaattaaaatattaaaacctttCGCAGAGGCTAAAAAAGCAATAAGTGGACAAAAATATATGACAGCTTCACTTGTAATTGTTATAGTCCAGGGGTTATACAAAGTGtgcaatagtttaataaaaatgaatttgtcCCCAAGAGCATTGCTTGTAGCTAAAAAGTTACTGAGTAATATGGATGCAAGGGATGGTTTTAAGAACTGTGAAATAAGTATGACACTTTCTAAGTGTACATTCTTAGATCCCCGATTTAAACACCTGCCTTTCATGAATATGaatccaataaaaaataaaatcattgaaaatatAGCACAAATTATTCGAGATAAAGAACCACAGAGTCAATCAAATGTAAATATACAGCCAGATCCAATACCCGAATCTGAAGAATTATCAATTTGGAGTGAAATTGATAGTAATGTGGCAAGATTTTCACCATTGGGGACTGCAAAGTCAAGAGCAATAGTCGAAGTTCAACGCTACTTGAACGATGCAGTTATATCCAGAAACGAAGATCCGCTTAAATGGTGGAAAGACCAAAGCTATAACTACCCTAATCTAAGTTTATTGGCCAAAAATAGTTTATGTCATTTAGGTACATCAGTTCCCTGTGAAAGGATATTTTCAAGTGCAGGTTTAGTGCTAAATGATCGTAGCGCTGTCGTCTAA
- the LOC132934922 gene encoding uncharacterized protein LOC132934922, whose protein sequence is MTSSSSSIVIKNILKKYQDGEMVLMFYESKQCLNSAMRNKLVAVIIKDQIQNNENLNRTRFIELAKGIEDLFPSETEELYFIPYCKEGNIISPNRGKLYDKFCNIKKDFTKISGTKRKHLDGNKEFNLNDLNDEGIWHN, encoded by the exons ATGACCAGTTCATCTTCATccatagttataaaaaatatcctaaAAAAATACCAAGATGGTGAGATGGTTTTGATGTTTTATGAATCAAAACAATGTTTAAACAGTGCTATGAGGAACAAATTGGTTGCTGTAATAATAAAAGACCAAATTCAAAACAATGAGAATTTAAATAGGACAAGATTTATTGAATTAGCTAAGG GAATTGAAGACTTATTTCCATCTGAAACCGAAGAACTGTATTTTATACCATATTGTAAAGAGGGAAATATTATTAGTCCCAATAGAGGAAAACTATATGATAAAttctgtaatataaaaaaagacttCACAAAAATAAGTGGTACGAAAAGGAAACATTTGGATGGCAATAAGGAATTTAATTTGAATGATTTGAATGATGAAGGTATATggcataattaa